One genomic region from Sphingobacterium multivorum encodes:
- a CDS encoding GNAT family N-acetyltransferase has protein sequence MEVIHKNDDKHGSFEVIDQEKSVAQMTYTWAGPTKFIIDHTEVSSEYAGKGLGKQLLMAAVTYARQENLKIMPLCPFAKSVFDKDPTLADVLF, from the coding sequence ATGGAAGTAATACATAAAAATGACGATAAACATGGTAGCTTCGAGGTTATCGATCAGGAAAAGTCGGTTGCCCAAATGACTTATACCTGGGCTGGCCCCACAAAATTCATTATAGACCATACAGAAGTAAGTTCTGAATATGCAGGAAAAGGGCTAGGCAAACAGCTATTGATGGCAGCAGTGACTTATGCACGTCAAGAAAATTTAAAAATTATGCCTTTATGTCCTTTTGCAAAATCAGTTTTTGATAAGGATCCGACATTAGCCGATGTGCTTTTTTAA
- the hutG gene encoding formimidoylglutamase: MNFLLHNPEIYSKGDQAVWKGRTDGQDREWMRWHQLMDCVDLLEQPDLRQSVAFLGFCSDEGVGRNQGRVGAKDGPTALRNILTNLPVHFSDKLQLKDCGDILIKDSDLELSQQGLGCALNCILEQEGFPVILGGGHEITYGHYLGVKEFLKSRNQSLGIINLDAHLDIRPLQDGKGNSGTGFYQIEQDQSNAGLPFHYLAIGIQEISNTKGLLDYAKAKKVQIIARESLVVEKLDLIRDKIVRFAKSVDYVYLTVDLDAFAAAYAPGVSALAFNGIVPDHLFFTIYDILLDLPNLKSVDFAECNPHFDIDSRTAKLTADLIFKLINKLAIKFDQQLSSK, translated from the coding sequence ATGAACTTTTTGTTACATAATCCCGAAATATACAGTAAAGGTGACCAAGCGGTATGGAAGGGACGTACCGATGGCCAGGATCGTGAATGGATGCGTTGGCATCAATTAATGGATTGTGTTGATCTTCTCGAGCAGCCCGATTTAAGACAGTCCGTCGCTTTTCTGGGATTCTGTAGCGATGAGGGTGTTGGACGCAATCAAGGTCGTGTAGGAGCCAAGGACGGCCCCACAGCACTTCGGAATATTTTAACAAACCTTCCTGTACATTTTTCAGATAAACTACAACTTAAAGATTGTGGTGATATATTGATAAAAGACAGTGATTTAGAGTTGTCGCAGCAGGGTTTAGGTTGTGCCTTAAATTGTATTCTTGAACAAGAAGGATTTCCAGTCATCTTGGGTGGCGGCCATGAAATAACCTATGGCCATTATTTGGGTGTTAAAGAATTTCTTAAGAGCCGTAATCAAAGTCTAGGCATTATTAATTTGGATGCCCATTTAGACATCCGCCCATTGCAGGACGGCAAAGGGAACTCGGGAACGGGTTTCTATCAAATCGAGCAGGACCAGTCCAATGCAGGTTTGCCATTTCATTACTTGGCAATTGGTATTCAAGAAATTAGTAATACCAAAGGATTGCTCGACTATGCCAAAGCGAAGAAAGTCCAGATTATAGCGCGAGAGAGTCTGGTCGTTGAGAAACTTGATCTCATTCGCGACAAAATTGTACGTTTTGCCAAATCAGTAGATTATGTGTATTTGACGGTTGATCTTGATGCTTTCGCTGCAGCTTATGCGCCGGGAGTAAGTGCATTGGCATTTAACGGTATAGTCCCCGATCATTTGTTCTTTACGATCTACGATATTCTACTGGATCTGCCCAACTTAAAATCTGTCGATTTTGCTGAATGTAACCCCCATTTTGATATCGATTCTAGAACGGCGAAATTAACAGCTGATCTGATCTTTAAGTTGATAAACAAACTTGCCATTAAATTTGATCAGCAACTGTCCAGCAAGTAA